The Psychrosphaera ytuae genome includes a region encoding these proteins:
- a CDS encoding alpha-amylase family glycosyl hydrolase, producing the protein MTIKDKSAKFIKLSLSALTFSLLAACGQGPSDENVEKTEQGKAVTSAKPQTQFSEHYLTRDVRDDVFYFVMPDRFDNGDPSNDLGSKTIKESSGGFDPKSTGHYHGGDIKGLTKRLDYLKEMGISAIWLTPILRNQAVQGDSSGYHGYWPLDFTEIDPHLGTNADLKEFIDEAHAKNIKVFFDIITNHTADVIKYEECHGGGKPMFSTSSQLCEYVSLADKAAGKGYTPFIPEGHENLKTPAWLNDPKYYHNQGDSTWQGENSVYGDFMGLDDVDTDNPEVVKGMIDIFNNLIAEFKPDGFRIDTVKHVNIEFWQEFTPAIIDFAKEQGIPQFFVFGEVYSGDPKELSSFTTTGDIPSVLDFAFQYRTKDVFAYGKGTDNLQDLFSNDVLYNDHNSSADYLMNFVSNHDVGRLGYTLDQSLPDASEQEKIRRALLSNSLMYFGRGIPVVYYGDEQGFTGDGGDRGAREDMMPSVTPEYNDNNLYGTDKTTADDNFDQSHPIYQKLAEYAAVYHQHEALRKGKQEVIHAQSEPGIFAITRTLESGEQYYVIYNSALSAQTFELPVATAEFVYGDSAPADSLNGAQISLPPLSLVIAKK; encoded by the coding sequence ATGACAATAAAAGATAAATCAGCCAAGTTTATCAAGTTAAGCTTGTCAGCTCTGACTTTTTCACTACTCGCTGCCTGCGGCCAAGGTCCTTCAGATGAAAATGTCGAGAAAACTGAGCAAGGTAAAGCTGTAACCTCAGCAAAACCTCAAACACAGTTTAGTGAGCATTATCTCACTCGTGATGTTCGTGATGATGTCTTTTATTTTGTAATGCCTGACCGTTTTGATAATGGTGATCCGAGTAATGATTTGGGCTCAAAAACGATCAAAGAGAGCTCAGGAGGCTTTGACCCTAAAAGCACCGGTCACTACCACGGCGGTGACATAAAAGGTTTGACTAAGCGTCTAGATTATCTAAAAGAAATGGGTATTTCTGCGATTTGGTTAACGCCTATTTTACGCAACCAAGCTGTGCAAGGTGACTCGTCTGGATACCATGGTTATTGGCCACTGGATTTTACCGAAATTGACCCGCACCTTGGCACAAACGCGGACTTAAAAGAATTTATAGATGAGGCACATGCCAAAAACATCAAGGTGTTTTTTGACATCATTACAAACCACACCGCTGACGTAATTAAATATGAAGAATGTCATGGTGGTGGTAAGCCGATGTTCAGTACATCTAGCCAACTGTGTGAGTATGTGAGCCTTGCAGATAAAGCGGCTGGTAAAGGCTATACACCGTTTATTCCTGAAGGACACGAAAACCTTAAGACACCAGCTTGGTTAAACGACCCTAAGTATTACCACAACCAAGGCGACAGTACTTGGCAGGGAGAGAACTCAGTTTACGGTGACTTTATGGGGTTAGACGATGTTGATACCGACAACCCTGAAGTTGTTAAAGGCATGATTGATATCTTTAACAATCTTATTGCTGAGTTTAAGCCAGATGGCTTCCGTATTGATACAGTAAAACACGTAAATATTGAGTTTTGGCAGGAGTTTACGCCGGCGATAATCGACTTTGCAAAAGAGCAGGGTATTCCTCAATTTTTTGTGTTTGGTGAAGTGTATTCTGGAGATCCGAAGGAACTGAGCTCATTTACGACAACGGGCGATATCCCGTCGGTGTTGGACTTTGCTTTTCAATACCGAACTAAAGATGTATTTGCCTATGGCAAAGGCACAGATAATCTTCAGGACTTGTTTTCAAATGATGTCTTGTATAACGACCACAACAGTTCAGCTGATTACCTAATGAACTTCGTTAGTAACCATGATGTGGGCCGTTTAGGTTATACCTTAGACCAATCGTTACCAGATGCGTCAGAACAAGAGAAGATCCGTCGTGCATTGTTGTCTAACTCTTTAATGTATTTTGGCCGTGGTATTCCAGTTGTGTACTACGGTGACGAGCAAGGCTTTACGGGAGACGGCGGTGATCGTGGTGCACGTGAAGATATGATGCCGTCAGTCACACCAGAGTATAATGACAACAACTTATACGGTACTGATAAAACGACTGCCGATGATAACTTTGACCAAAGTCATCCAATCTACCAAAAGTTGGCAGAGTATGCAGCGGTGTACCATCAGCATGAGGCACTTCGCAAAGGCAAACAAGAAGTCATCCATGCGCAAAGTGAACCTGGTATATTTGCCATCACCCGTACTCTAGAGTCTGGTGAACAATATTACGTGATATACAACTCTGCACTATCCGCACAGACTTTTGAGTTACCAGTTGCGACGGCCGAGTTTGTTTATGGTGACTCTGCCCCTGCTGATAGTCTTAATGGCGCGCAAATCTCTTTACCTCCGTTAAGCCTAGTAATCGCTAAAAAATAG
- a CDS encoding NAD-dependent malic enzyme: MSQESVKSPLYIHYAGPALIETPLLNKGTAFSKEERTNFNLMGLLPPRYESIDEQVERAYMQYSSFQEPINKHIYLRAIQDSNETLFFKLVTQHIAEMMPIIYTPTVGDACEKFSDIYRSNRGLFISYTERDQMDEILRNATKHKVKVIVVTDGERILGLGDQGIGGMGIPIGKLSLYTACGGISPAYTMPITLDVGTNNEKLLNDPMYMGERHKRISQEEYDKFVERFIVAAQKRWPGVMIQFEDFAQPNAMPLLNRYRDRVCCFNDDIQGTAAVTVGTLLAACRKKGTKLSDQTVTFVGAGSAGCGIAEQIIMQMQAEGISESEARSKVYMIDRLGLVTDGMEGLRDFQQALAHKPSELSDWNINGQYATLVETIQNAKPGILIGVSGVPGLFTEEAIKAMYAADAQPIVFPLSNPIKQIEARPEQVIEWTDGNAIVATGSPFGEVEYKGKMYDIAQCNNAYIFPGIGLGVVAVGARIISDEMIMASSETLAASSPLVNTGSGALLPELVDLPSLSRKIAFNVAKVAMEQGHALTISDEELTERIESNYWTAQYRPYKRVSA; encoded by the coding sequence GTGAGCCAAGAATCTGTAAAAAGTCCGTTATACATTCATTACGCTGGTCCAGCGTTGATCGAAACGCCACTATTGAACAAAGGTACTGCGTTTTCAAAAGAAGAGCGCACTAACTTTAACCTTATGGGGCTATTACCTCCAAGGTATGAATCGATAGACGAGCAAGTAGAACGTGCCTACATGCAGTATTCAAGTTTCCAAGAGCCTATTAACAAGCACATTTACCTACGTGCTATTCAGGATAGTAATGAGACTTTATTTTTTAAATTGGTGACGCAACACATTGCTGAGATGATGCCAATTATCTATACGCCAACAGTTGGCGACGCTTGTGAAAAATTCTCTGACATTTATCGAAGTAATCGTGGTTTATTCATTTCTTACACTGAGCGTGATCAAATGGATGAGATACTGCGCAACGCGACAAAACACAAAGTAAAAGTGATTGTAGTCACCGACGGTGAACGTATTTTAGGTTTAGGTGACCAAGGTATTGGTGGAATGGGCATTCCTATTGGTAAGTTGTCGTTGTATACGGCGTGTGGTGGTATTTCTCCAGCTTACACTATGCCGATCACACTAGACGTAGGTACCAACAATGAGAAGCTATTAAATGACCCTATGTACATGGGTGAACGTCACAAGCGCATCAGCCAAGAAGAGTACGATAAGTTTGTAGAGCGTTTTATTGTTGCGGCACAAAAGCGCTGGCCTGGTGTGATGATTCAGTTTGAAGATTTTGCTCAGCCTAATGCGATGCCGCTGTTAAATCGCTATCGCGACCGCGTATGTTGTTTTAATGATGACATTCAAGGCACTGCAGCGGTGACTGTGGGTACTTTGTTAGCAGCGTGTCGTAAAAAAGGCACTAAACTTTCCGATCAAACCGTGACGTTTGTCGGTGCTGGCTCAGCAGGGTGTGGCATCGCAGAACAAATCATAATGCAAATGCAAGCCGAAGGTATTTCTGAGTCAGAGGCTCGTTCTAAAGTTTATATGATTGACCGTCTTGGCTTAGTCACTGACGGTATGGAAGGCTTACGTGATTTCCAGCAAGCATTGGCGCATAAACCATCAGAGCTTAGTGACTGGAATATTAACGGGCAATACGCGACGTTGGTCGAAACCATCCAAAACGCTAAGCCAGGCATTTTAATTGGTGTATCAGGTGTTCCTGGCTTGTTTACTGAAGAAGCAATTAAAGCTATGTATGCAGCTGATGCACAGCCAATTGTTTTTCCACTGAGTAACCCAATTAAACAAATCGAAGCGCGTCCAGAGCAGGTTATTGAATGGACAGATGGCAATGCGATTGTTGCAACGGGTAGCCCGTTTGGTGAAGTTGAGTACAAGGGCAAAATGTACGACATTGCTCAGTGTAACAATGCTTATATTTTCCCTGGAATTGGTTTGGGTGTCGTTGCCGTTGGCGCTCGTATTATCTCGGACGAAATGATCATGGCCTCAAGTGAAACACTTGCTGCGTCTTCTCCGTTGGTTAACACAGGTTCTGGTGCATTACTTCCAGAGCTCGTCGACTTGCCAAGTCTAAGTCGTAAAATCGCCTTTAATGTTGCTAAGGTGGCTATGGAGCAGGGCCATGCACTGACTATTTCAGATGAAGAGTTAACTGAGCGAATCGAAAGCAATTACTGGACGGCACAATATCGACCTTACAAGCGAGTAAGTGCATAA
- a CDS encoding alpha/beta hydrolase family protein translates to MKRVALALLLPIFSICAVIPNIAQASKAEQHAKAFGHLPMFQYAQVSPNGEHIAAVFNAPDGPQIVVSKFGSQELTAILKLKKAQDRIDSLIWANDDRVIVSASYSKSAYGDRFRVSRLFSVSKSGKELQELKPKEVRSDRITRGALYSERVIAILKDDPNHVLVQGFDERDEAVAVYKANVDTGDLDKTFINKYRVNAWVANTQGEVVLGVEIDELKPGLRHIWHRATESAEWKRIQSIQSFEDHSFEPVFVDGNSLYVLSPHEHGRKALWVYNIASGKFDSLVYAHEKYDVADVIVEPGSSNIIGVRYMDDYVRSVFFNETDNSVFQIVKNSFNGFETSITSLDTNRKKILVSAQTNVSPTKYFWLDLEKKAGGVWFSQYPYLEGKRLPATQKYSFTTSDGVELHGYITLPDGVEKGKAPLVVFPHGGPFGVRDYQYFDPYVQYMASLGYAVMQVNFRGSGGFGSSFENQGYRQWGKRMQQDVYEAIDYVAQQQLADTKNSCMVGASYGGYVALTASFQKPMDFKCIVSIAGIANLTELAEDDYKYKSLRAFISKTIGNPRDDKEKAEMDSLSAIYNLDKIKAPVLLIHGTYDTQVNFSQSDKFYDAAEDADIDIEYVKIKHGTHYFDDGDNRQLMFKELGEFLVEHLK, encoded by the coding sequence ATGAAGCGGGTCGCACTTGCTTTGCTCTTACCCATTTTTTCAATATGCGCTGTCATTCCTAACATTGCCCAAGCCAGTAAGGCTGAGCAACACGCTAAAGCTTTCGGCCACTTACCAATGTTTCAATATGCTCAGGTATCCCCTAATGGTGAGCATATAGCGGCGGTGTTTAATGCGCCAGATGGTCCTCAAATTGTCGTAAGCAAGTTTGGCTCTCAAGAGCTTACAGCCATTCTCAAACTTAAAAAGGCCCAAGACAGGATAGATTCCCTTATTTGGGCGAATGACGACCGCGTTATTGTCTCTGCAAGTTATTCTAAATCTGCGTATGGTGATCGGTTCCGAGTTTCTCGTTTGTTTTCGGTAAGTAAATCTGGAAAAGAGTTGCAAGAGCTTAAACCTAAAGAGGTACGTTCGGATCGAATAACTCGAGGTGCTTTGTACAGTGAGCGCGTAATTGCGATACTCAAAGATGACCCTAACCATGTTTTGGTACAGGGTTTTGACGAACGTGACGAGGCGGTTGCGGTTTACAAAGCGAATGTTGATACCGGTGATTTGGACAAAACCTTTATCAATAAGTACCGGGTAAACGCTTGGGTTGCAAATACCCAAGGCGAAGTCGTGTTAGGGGTAGAAATCGATGAATTAAAGCCTGGCTTAAGGCACATTTGGCACAGAGCAACAGAGTCTGCAGAGTGGAAAAGAATTCAATCGATTCAATCATTTGAAGATCACTCTTTCGAACCGGTATTTGTTGATGGCAATAGCTTATATGTTTTGTCTCCTCATGAGCACGGCAGAAAAGCACTGTGGGTGTACAACATTGCGTCGGGTAAATTCGATTCGTTAGTTTATGCACACGAAAAATACGATGTGGCGGATGTAATTGTGGAACCTGGCTCATCTAATATTATCGGTGTTCGATACATGGATGATTATGTGCGCAGCGTGTTCTTTAATGAGACTGATAACAGCGTATTCCAGATCGTTAAAAATAGCTTTAACGGGTTTGAGACATCTATCACCAGTTTAGACACCAATCGCAAAAAGATTTTGGTATCGGCACAAACCAATGTTTCACCGACCAAGTACTTTTGGTTAGATTTGGAGAAAAAGGCAGGTGGTGTTTGGTTTAGTCAATATCCATATTTAGAGGGCAAACGACTTCCTGCGACTCAGAAATACTCATTTACAACTTCTGATGGCGTAGAACTTCATGGCTACATAACGTTGCCAGATGGAGTTGAAAAAGGAAAAGCGCCTTTAGTGGTATTTCCGCATGGCGGGCCATTTGGTGTTCGTGATTACCAATACTTTGACCCTTATGTACAGTACATGGCGAGTCTAGGTTATGCAGTTATGCAGGTTAATTTTAGAGGCTCGGGTGGTTTTGGTAGCAGCTTTGAAAACCAAGGCTATCGCCAGTGGGGCAAACGTATGCAACAAGACGTTTATGAAGCGATTGATTATGTTGCTCAACAACAATTAGCCGACACCAAAAATAGCTGTATGGTTGGTGCGAGCTATGGCGGTTACGTCGCGCTAACTGCATCGTTTCAAAAACCAATGGACTTTAAGTGTATCGTCTCTATCGCAGGCATCGCCAATTTGACTGAGCTGGCTGAGGACGATTATAAGTATAAAAGTTTGCGCGCCTTTATCAGTAAAACCATTGGTAACCCTAGGGACGATAAAGAAAAAGCAGAGATGGATTCGTTATCAGCAATCTATAACTTAGACAAAATAAAGGCTCCTGTACTGCTTATTCATGGTACTTACGACACGCAAGTCAACTTTAGCCAATCTGACAAGTTTTATGATGCTGCTGAAGATGCGGATATTGATATTGAGTACGTCAAAATAAAACACGGCACGCATTATTTTGACGATGGTGATAATCGACAATTAATGTTTAAAGAGTTAGGTGAGTTTTTGGTAGAACACTTGAAATAA
- a CDS encoding M14 family metallopeptidase: protein MTEQAYPIGTPGKKWGPEEKQQWLAQQLVRRSYQEQVVTKLAKLPSYFETEQYGQLNYADLPVIKDADNYPLFVIKSVQWDNQRPTILITGGVHGYETSGVQGALQFALTEAENYIRQFNFVIAPCLSPWGYETINRWNPFAADPNRSFYEGSEAQESLLLMEYLKTNEISPLCHIDLHETTDTDNSEFRPALAARDAIVQKTWNIPDGFYLVADAQNPQADFQTAIIDEVKKITHIAPADDNNELIGVPLQQLGVIEYDAKPLGLCMGMTDAKYKTTTEVYPDSPKVDERNCNDAQVAVIRGALNFILDSERHA from the coding sequence ATGACTGAGCAAGCATATCCGATTGGCACCCCTGGCAAAAAGTGGGGACCAGAAGAAAAACAACAATGGCTCGCGCAACAATTGGTAAGACGTTCTTACCAAGAACAGGTTGTTACCAAGTTAGCTAAGTTACCGAGCTACTTTGAAACAGAACAATACGGTCAGCTCAATTACGCCGATTTGCCTGTTATTAAAGACGCCGACAACTACCCTCTTTTTGTTATCAAAAGCGTTCAATGGGATAACCAACGCCCAACTATTTTAATCACAGGTGGTGTACACGGCTACGAAACCAGTGGTGTTCAGGGTGCATTACAGTTTGCTCTAACTGAAGCAGAAAACTACATTCGGCAGTTCAACTTTGTTATTGCTCCCTGTTTAAGCCCTTGGGGTTACGAAACTATCAATCGATGGAATCCGTTTGCTGCTGATCCAAATCGTTCGTTTTATGAAGGCTCTGAAGCGCAAGAATCTCTATTGCTAATGGAATATCTCAAAACCAACGAGATATCGCCTCTTTGCCATATCGACTTACACGAGACTACCGATACGGACAACAGTGAGTTTCGCCCTGCGCTCGCAGCAAGAGACGCAATTGTACAAAAGACTTGGAACATCCCTGATGGTTTTTATTTAGTGGCCGATGCGCAAAATCCACAAGCTGACTTCCAAACGGCTATTATCGACGAAGTCAAAAAAATAACGCATATTGCCCCAGCCGATGACAATAACGAGTTAATTGGTGTTCCACTTCAGCAACTTGGGGTTATTGAGTATGACGCAAAACCGTTGGGGTTGTGTATGGGCATGACAGATGCCAAATACAAAACCACAACCGAGGTATACCCAGACAGCCCTAAAGTAGATGAACGCAATTGTAATGACGCCCAAGTCGCTGTCATCAGAGGTGCGCTTAACTTTATTCTCGATTCTGAAAGACACGCTTAA
- the lipA gene encoding lipoyl synthase has translation MTTVKTSKLEAGVKLRDAEKMALIPVKIMPSERETMLRKPDWLKIRLPKSSEKIDNIKKAMRSQGLSSVCEEASCPNLPECFNHGTATFMILGDICTRRCPFCDVAHGRPLPPNAQEPEKLALTIKEMGLKYVVITSVDRDDLRDGGAQHFADCVKAIREHNPGIKVEILVPDFRGRMDKALEILSTAPPDVFNHNLETAPRMYRLARPGANYKWSLELLKRFKEMHPEVDTKSGLMVGLGENNDEIIEVLKDLREHNVDMLTIGQYLQPSKHHLPVERYVPPAEFDMFKAEADKLGFKHAASGPFVRSSYHADKQAAGEEVK, from the coding sequence ATGACAACAGTTAAAACGTCAAAATTAGAAGCCGGTGTCAAACTGAGAGATGCCGAAAAGATGGCCCTCATTCCAGTTAAGATCATGCCATCTGAACGCGAAACCATGTTACGTAAGCCTGACTGGCTTAAAATTCGCTTACCTAAGTCGAGCGAAAAGATCGATAACATAAAAAAAGCCATGCGCAGCCAAGGCTTAAGCTCTGTGTGTGAAGAGGCATCTTGCCCTAACTTACCTGAGTGTTTTAACCACGGTACGGCGACCTTTATGATCCTAGGCGACATTTGTACGCGTCGCTGCCCGTTTTGCGATGTTGCTCATGGACGCCCTCTTCCACCTAATGCGCAAGAACCAGAAAAGCTTGCCCTGACGATTAAAGAGATGGGCCTCAAGTACGTAGTAATTACATCGGTCGACCGTGATGATTTGCGCGACGGTGGTGCTCAACACTTTGCTGATTGTGTAAAGGCGATTCGCGAGCACAACCCAGGCATTAAAGTAGAGATTTTGGTACCTGACTTCCGTGGTCGTATGGATAAAGCGTTAGAAATCCTCTCTACTGCGCCACCAGATGTGTTTAACCACAACTTAGAAACTGCGCCGCGTATGTATCGTTTGGCTCGTCCTGGCGCGAACTACAAATGGTCATTAGAATTACTGAAGCGATTCAAAGAAATGCACCCTGAGGTGGATACTAAATCTGGCTTGATGGTTGGACTAGGTGAAAACAACGATGAAATCATCGAAGTATTAAAAGACCTTCGCGAGCACAATGTCGACATGTTGACCATCGGCCAATACCTACAACCTTCTAAACATCACTTGCCTGTTGAGCGCTACGTGCCACCAGCTGAGTTTGATATGTTTAAGGCGGAGGCTGACAAGCTAGGCTTTAAACACGCAGCATCTGGCCCATTTGTTCGCTCTAGTTACCATGCTGACAAACAAGCCGCAGGTGAAGAAGTAAAATAA
- the lipB gene encoding lipoyl(octanoyl) transferase LipB, with protein MSELTQQLTIRQIDTGNYQEIWHAMQNFTDNRDDNVIDELWVVEHDPVFTQGQAGKEEHLLNPGDIPIVKVDRGGQVTYHGPGQLVVYLLINLRRKKIGVRDLVTLIEQSIVDTLQAYKIKAYAKKDAPGVYVDERKVASLGLRVRRGCSFHGLALNVDMDLEPFLRINPCGYAGLEMVQTSQIGGPNSVTEAAKPLTKIIAEKLNANQIKYENGLPKPFLNEKRA; from the coding sequence ATGTCCGAACTCACTCAACAATTGACCATCCGCCAAATTGACACAGGTAACTACCAAGAAATTTGGCATGCGATGCAAAACTTCACTGATAACCGAGATGACAACGTAATTGACGAGTTGTGGGTTGTCGAGCACGACCCAGTTTTTACTCAAGGCCAAGCGGGTAAAGAAGAACATTTGTTAAACCCTGGTGACATTCCTATCGTAAAAGTCGATAGAGGTGGGCAGGTGACATATCACGGTCCAGGCCAACTAGTGGTTTATCTGTTAATTAACCTACGCCGCAAAAAAATTGGTGTACGCGACCTAGTCACCTTGATAGAGCAAAGTATTGTCGATACCTTACAAGCATACAAAATTAAAGCGTACGCTAAAAAAGACGCGCCAGGTGTATATGTTGACGAACGCAAAGTCGCGTCTTTAGGGTTAAGAGTGCGACGAGGTTGTAGCTTCCATGGGTTGGCGTTGAATGTCGATATGGACTTAGAGCCTTTTTTACGTATTAACCCTTGTGGTTACGCAGGCTTAGAAATGGTTCAGACTAGTCAAATAGGTGGCCCAAATTCCGTCACCGAAGCCGCAAAACCACTAACAAAAATCATCGCAGAAAAGTTAAACGCGAACCAAATTAAATATGAAAATGGCCTTCCTAAGCCGTTTTTAAACGAAAAGAGAGCGTAA
- the ybeD gene encoding DUF493 family protein YbeD gives MTVKNTKFDELLDFPCRQTFKVMGLAQEDLTVKIVEVLQEIAPGDFAPKVKPSAKGNYHSVSISVTVTSKEHMELVYNELGAIDIVRVVL, from the coding sequence ATGACGGTAAAAAACACTAAATTTGATGAATTGTTAGACTTCCCATGTCGCCAAACGTTTAAAGTAATGGGGCTAGCACAAGAGGACTTAACGGTAAAAATCGTAGAGGTACTTCAAGAGATAGCGCCTGGTGACTTTGCTCCTAAGGTTAAACCAAGTGCCAAAGGAAATTATCACTCTGTGTCAATTTCGGTTACTGTAACCAGTAAAGAGCATATGGAGTTGGTATACAATGAACTTGGTGCAATTGACATCGTAAGAGTTGTTTTATAA
- a CDS encoding serine hydrolase — MKKLFISLVSITSLALSLVANAKVLVPNPPSVNAKAYILIDANTGKVIAEKNADEALNPASLTKMMTSYVIGQEIQKGNIALTDMVTVSRNAWAKNFPESSKMFIEVGKEVSVADLNRGIIIQSGNDACVAMAEHIAGSEEQFAQLMNLYAEQIGLTNSHFVNSHGLTAEGHLSTARDMALLGQALINDVPEEYAIYKEKDFTYNNISQINRNALLWDKSLNVDGIKTGHTEAAGYSLVASAVEGDMRLISVVMGANSQRARKVESKKLLSYGFRFYETLTAYEAGTEFAKQRIYMGDKDQVRLGINQSTAITIPRGYREKLAASFTLDKPLEAPIKKGEVVGTLTIKIEEDVVTTYPLVALDQVNEGGLFKRMSDYVRKKFEL; from the coding sequence ATGAAAAAACTTTTTATATCTCTGGTTAGTATTACGTCCCTCGCTCTTTCATTAGTCGCTAACGCAAAAGTGCTAGTCCCAAACCCACCGAGCGTTAATGCCAAAGCTTACATTTTAATTGATGCCAATACTGGTAAAGTCATCGCTGAAAAGAACGCAGATGAAGCACTAAACCCTGCTAGTTTGACCAAAATGATGACAAGCTATGTCATCGGCCAAGAGATTCAAAAAGGTAACATCGCATTAACTGATATGGTTACCGTTAGTCGCAATGCTTGGGCCAAAAATTTCCCTGAGTCGTCAAAAATGTTTATTGAAGTTGGCAAAGAGGTTTCGGTTGCTGACTTAAACCGCGGCATAATCATCCAATCTGGTAATGACGCTTGTGTTGCGATGGCAGAGCACATTGCGGGTAGTGAAGAGCAATTCGCTCAATTGATGAACCTTTATGCTGAGCAGATTGGCCTAACCAATTCACACTTTGTTAATAGCCATGGCTTAACCGCTGAAGGTCACTTGAGTACCGCTCGTGACATGGCATTACTTGGTCAAGCTTTGATAAATGACGTTCCAGAAGAATACGCAATTTACAAAGAGAAAGATTTTACCTACAACAACATTTCACAGATCAACCGTAACGCCCTACTTTGGGACAAAAGTTTAAACGTAGACGGTATCAAAACCGGTCACACTGAAGCTGCAGGATACTCTTTAGTTGCGTCTGCAGTTGAAGGCGACATGCGTCTTATCTCAGTTGTTATGGGTGCAAACAGCCAGCGCGCACGTAAAGTTGAAAGCAAAAAGTTACTTAGCTATGGCTTCCGCTTTTACGAAACGCTAACGGCGTACGAAGCAGGTACTGAATTTGCTAAACAACGCATATACATGGGTGATAAAGACCAAGTTCGTCTGGGTATCAACCAAAGCACAGCTATCACCATTCCTAGAGGCTATCGTGAAAAGCTAGCTGCGTCGTTTACCCTTGATAAACCGCTAGAAGCCCCAATTAAGAAAGGCGAAGTCGTTGGTACGCTAACGATCAAAATTGAAGAAGACGTAGTAACTACTTATCCATTAGTTGCCCTTGATCAAGTAAACGAAGGTGGTCTGTTCAAGCGCATGTCCGACTACGTTCGCAAAAAATTTGAGTTATAA
- a CDS encoding septal ring lytic transglycosylase RlpA family protein, whose protein sequence is MNNNRLSFLPAFGLFAFLLSGCANNSRYADKYDSAPTRPPTLLEQQDPEVTNDPIGRGNLPYEVFGKSYTPMTERKPFSQKGTASWYGKKFHGHLTSNGEIYNMFGMSAAHKTLPLPSYVKVTNLANNKTAVVRVNDRGPFHGDRIIDLSYAAAFKLGVYDTGTARVKVELIIPDQEPYIPEQSLYQVALHGFSDEGSANESLKGLTLMLNQDAKVLAKDNTHKVVFGPFKQKNDANELLQKIKEFGYESVAIESVLAP, encoded by the coding sequence ATGAATAATAATCGACTCTCGTTTTTACCCGCATTTGGGTTATTTGCTTTTCTTTTATCTGGCTGTGCCAATAACAGTCGTTACGCAGATAAATACGACAGCGCTCCTACACGTCCGCCGACGTTGCTCGAGCAACAAGACCCTGAAGTCACTAACGATCCGATTGGTCGCGGCAACCTCCCTTACGAAGTATTCGGAAAGAGCTATACGCCAATGACCGAACGTAAGCCTTTTAGTCAAAAAGGGACTGCATCCTGGTACGGCAAAAAGTTTCACGGTCACCTGACATCCAACGGAGAGATTTACAATATGTTTGGTATGTCAGCTGCCCACAAAACTCTGCCACTACCGAGTTATGTGAAAGTGACAAATTTAGCCAACAACAAAACGGCTGTTGTGAGAGTTAACGATCGTGGGCCGTTTCACGGCGACCGTATTATCGACTTATCATATGCCGCTGCGTTTAAACTTGGCGTGTACGATACAGGCACGGCGAGAGTAAAAGTAGAATTAATTATTCCTGATCAGGAACCTTATATCCCCGAACAGAGTCTATACCAGGTCGCATTGCATGGATTTTCAGATGAAGGTAGCGCTAACGAATCCCTAAAAGGGCTTACGCTTATGCTAAATCAAGACGCTAAGGTGCTTGCCAAAGACAATACACACAAAGTCGTTTTTGGTCCTTTTAAGCAAAAAAATGACGCCAACGAACTATTACAAAAAATAAAAGAGTTCGGTTACGAGTCTGTCGCGATAGAGAGCGTATTAGCGCCTTAA